In Sphingomonas crocodyli, a genomic segment contains:
- a CDS encoding glutathione S-transferase family protein, whose protein sequence is MKLYHCGGSRGLRALWTIEEIGLDCDLIALPFPPRRLVPGYTDLNPVGTVPTLVDGDVVMTESCAIAQYLATRYAPDTLAVPVDHSDYGAFLDFLHHADATLTFPQTVYLRYGVMERERGLEQAGILYADWFGKRLAKVERRLETRAFLCADRFTVADIAIAYAILLARKIGIEDRVSPALVAWFDGLAERPAYKRMIARDEAAVPIPPDTPLP, encoded by the coding sequence ATGAAACTCTATCATTGCGGCGGATCGCGCGGCCTTCGGGCGCTGTGGACCATCGAGGAGATCGGGCTCGATTGCGATCTGATCGCGCTGCCCTTCCCGCCGCGTCGGCTGGTGCCCGGCTATACCGATCTCAACCCCGTCGGCACGGTGCCCACGTTGGTCGACGGCGATGTGGTGATGACCGAATCCTGCGCGATCGCTCAATATCTCGCGACCCGATACGCGCCCGATACGCTAGCGGTGCCGGTCGATCATTCCGATTACGGGGCGTTTCTCGATTTCCTCCACCATGCCGATGCGACGCTGACTTTTCCGCAGACCGTCTATCTGCGCTACGGCGTGATGGAACGCGAGCGGGGGCTGGAGCAGGCGGGCATCCTCTATGCCGACTGGTTCGGCAAGCGGCTCGCCAAGGTCGAGCGGCGGCTGGAGACGCGGGCCTTTCTGTGCGCGGATCGCTTCACGGTGGCCGATATCGCGATCGCCTATGCCATCCTGCTCGCGCGCAAGATCGGGATCGAGGATCGGGTGTCGCCGGCGCTGGTCGCGTGGTTCGACGGGCTCGCCGAACGCCCCGCCTACAAGCGGATGATCGCGCGGGACGAGGCCGCGGTACCGATCCCGCCCGACACGCCATTGCCCTGA
- a CDS encoding carboxylesterase/lipase family protein, with protein MADRADISVAGAPVIETNLGPVRGVALGGPAAAFRGIPFAAPPVGPLRWREAQPAKPWTGVLDATAFGPVCPQQPSPGEPLPQDEDCLTLNIVTPDVGATGLPVLFSIHGGAYFIGSGRYIADKDLSPIVRRGVVLVSANYRLGRFGFFAHPALSAEAGRGTGNFWLSDQISALEWVRRNIAAFGGDPANVTILGCSAGGSSVNTLVTVDKVRHLFTRAASHSGGGLFNAARSLKRAEEQGVAFARRAGIDDDDPDVLDKLRALTVEQIIAADPGAPDYGAIIDSHWIEKPVGVAFAEGERSAVPMIIGSTSNEASIFGMMGFDAATLKARFDIDLDELRPVYEAEGALSEAELLRRVQTDFLFTAASLGIGSFAARTAPTWSYHFDYVPAAQRATKPGASHCADMPYTFLDDARRTPEDQAVADRQQAYWYNFIAGGDPNGDGLPAWPQAAPGAVATMMNGDTVEIVPALHRDRMAYWYERWMRETGVTVRP; from the coding sequence ATGGCCGACCGCGCGGACATATCGGTGGCCGGCGCCCCCGTGATCGAAACAAATCTCGGCCCCGTGCGAGGTGTGGCGCTTGGAGGGCCTGCCGCCGCCTTTCGCGGAATCCCCTTTGCCGCGCCGCCGGTTGGCCCGCTGCGCTGGCGCGAGGCGCAGCCGGCCAAGCCGTGGACGGGCGTGCTGGATGCGACTGCGTTCGGCCCCGTCTGCCCGCAACAGCCCTCCCCCGGTGAGCCACTGCCGCAGGATGAGGATTGCCTGACGCTCAATATCGTCACGCCCGATGTCGGCGCGACGGGGCTGCCGGTGCTCTTTTCGATCCACGGCGGCGCCTATTTCATCGGCTCCGGACGCTATATCGCCGACAAGGATCTGTCGCCGATCGTGCGGCGCGGGGTGGTGCTGGTTTCGGCCAATTACCGGCTGGGGCGGTTCGGTTTCTTCGCGCATCCGGCATTGAGCGCCGAGGCCGGGCGCGGCACCGGCAATTTCTGGCTGAGCGATCAGATCTCGGCGCTCGAATGGGTTCGCCGCAATATTGCGGCCTTTGGCGGCGATCCGGCGAACGTCACCATCCTCGGCTGCTCGGCGGGCGGATCGAGCGTCAACACGCTCGTCACGGTCGACAAGGTCCGCCACCTCTTCACCCGCGCCGCATCGCATTCGGGCGGTGGCCTGTTCAACGCGGCGCGATCGCTGAAGCGGGCCGAGGAGCAGGGCGTCGCCTTCGCTCGCCGCGCGGGGATCGACGATGACGATCCCGATGTGCTGGACAAGCTGCGCGCACTGACGGTCGAGCAGATCATCGCCGCCGATCCGGGCGCGCCCGATTATGGCGCGATCATCGACAGCCACTGGATCGAGAAGCCGGTCGGCGTCGCCTTTGCCGAGGGCGAACGCAGCGCCGTCCCCATGATCATCGGATCCACCAGCAACGAAGCGAGCATCTTCGGCATGATGGGCTTCGACGCCGCCACGCTGAAGGCGCGCTTCGACATCGATCTCGACGAACTGCGCCCCGTTTATGAGGCGGAGGGTGCGCTGAGCGAGGCGGAGTTACTGCGCCGGGTGCAGACCGATTTCCTCTTCACCGCCGCCAGCCTCGGCATCGGTTCCTTCGCCGCGCGCACCGCGCCGACGTGGAGCTATCATTTCGATTATGTGCCCGCGGCCCAGCGCGCGACCAAGCCGGGTGCGTCGCATTGCGCCGACATGCCCTACACCTTCCTCGACGATGCCCGCCGCACGCCGGAGGATCAGGCGGTCGCCGATCGCCAGCAGGCTTATTGGTACAATTTCATCGCGGGCGGCGATCCCAATGGCGATGGCCTGCCCGCCTGGCCGCAGGCGGCGCCCGGCGCGGTCGCAACGATGATGAATGGCGACACGGTGGAGATCGTCCCCGCGCTCCACCGGGATCGCATGGCGTACTGGTACGAACGCTGGATGCGCGAGACCGGCGTGACCGTCCGGCCGTAA
- a CDS encoding FliI/YscN family ATPase, with the protein MTLETAEARTADHLIDSLRRTTTVERRGRLVEAIGTTLKVTGIDARIGQACELVEPATGYAVPAEVVGIAGNAAILTPLADVRGLSVDAEVIVRHGEEGVPYGDALLGRVLDGRGLPIDGLGPVPDGLPRRPLHAPAPQPMERALIDTALETGVRAIDTLLTVGAGQRIGVFAAAGGGKSTLLGMLARFASAEIIVIALIGERGREVREFIEDSLGPDGLARSVIVCATSDRPAMERVRAAHHATAIAEGFRAQGKRVLLLMDSATRFARALREIGLAAGEPPVRRGFPPSVFAELPRLFERAGTDAHGSITGIYTVLLEDEDNSDPVGEEVRSILDGHIILSRKLGAAGHYPAIDVLGSLSRLFPRLAGPDHKAAATRVRALMAKYADIEFLVQVGEYKPGTDPTADKAIASRAEIEALLRQPDTLKEPMETSLMLLRSVGA; encoded by the coding sequence ATGACGCTTGAGACCGCCGAAGCCCGTACCGCCGATCACCTGATCGACAGCCTGCGCCGCACCACCACGGTCGAACGGCGCGGGCGGCTGGTCGAGGCGATCGGCACCACGCTGAAGGTGACAGGCATCGACGCTCGCATCGGGCAGGCGTGCGAACTGGTCGAGCCGGCGACCGGCTATGCCGTGCCTGCCGAGGTCGTCGGCATCGCCGGCAACGCCGCAATCCTCACCCCGCTTGCCGACGTGCGCGGCCTCTCGGTTGATGCCGAAGTGATCGTGCGGCATGGCGAAGAGGGCGTGCCTTATGGTGACGCCCTGCTCGGCCGCGTCCTCGACGGGCGCGGGCTGCCGATCGACGGGCTGGGTCCGGTGCCCGACGGCCTGCCGCGCCGCCCGCTCCACGCCCCCGCGCCGCAGCCAATGGAGCGCGCGCTGATCGACACCGCGCTCGAAACCGGCGTCCGCGCGATCGATACTCTTCTCACGGTCGGCGCCGGCCAGCGCATCGGCGTTTTCGCGGCTGCGGGCGGCGGCAAATCGACCCTGCTCGGCATGCTCGCCCGCTTCGCCTCGGCCGAGATCATCGTCATCGCCCTGATCGGCGAACGCGGCCGCGAAGTCCGCGAGTTTATCGAGGACAGTCTGGGTCCGGACGGCCTCGCCCGGTCGGTGATCGTCTGCGCGACTTCCGACCGCCCCGCAATGGAGCGCGTCCGCGCCGCCCACCATGCCACTGCCATCGCCGAGGGTTTTCGCGCGCAGGGCAAGCGCGTCCTGCTGCTGATGGATTCCGCCACCCGCTTCGCCCGCGCGCTGCGCGAGATCGGGCTGGCGGCGGGCGAACCGCCCGTCCGTCGCGGCTTCCCGCCGTCGGTCTTCGCCGAACTGCCGCGCCTGTTCGAACGCGCCGGCACCGACGCGCATGGCTCCATCACCGGCATCTACACCGTGCTGCTGGAGGATGAGGACAATAGCGATCCGGTGGGCGAGGAAGTCCGTTCGATCCTCGACGGCCACATCATCCTCTCGCGCAAGCTGGGTGCCGCCGGCCATTATCCGGCCATCGACGTGCTGGGCAGCCTCAGCCGCCTCTTCCCCCGCCTCGCCGGCCCCGATCACAAGGCGGCGGCCACCCGCGTTCGCGCTCTGATGGCCAAATATGCCGACATCGAGTTCCTCGTGCAGGTGGGCGAGTATAAGCCCGGCACCGATCCGACCGCCGACAAGGCGATCGCCTCGCGCGCCGAGATCGAGGCGCTGCTGCGTCAGCCCGACACGCTCAAGGAGCCGATGGAAACATCGCTGATGCTGCTGCGGAGCGTCGGCGCATGA
- a CDS encoding FliH/SctL family protein, which yields MTFIVVHADQAATLLADDPLISAHDMRSVNGALDLFGEAGLLRQSVHDSIEAARFTAREEGKAEGLAEGRATAEEEGRAELFRLAMRDGEERRKRQSEIASIALEVVRRIAGDIGDPAFVAGLAERAAAALAPETAATIRVPPAAFDAVTARVAHHNAISVEADPTLEGTDCVVETALGRTLAGLDTQIAQIEAAWKDAARHDA from the coding sequence ATGACCTTCATCGTCGTCCATGCCGATCAGGCCGCGACCCTGCTCGCCGACGATCCGCTGATCTCCGCGCACGACATGCGCAGCGTCAACGGCGCGCTCGATCTGTTCGGTGAGGCCGGGCTGCTGCGCCAGAGCGTGCATGACAGCATCGAGGCCGCCCGCTTCACCGCGCGTGAGGAGGGCAAGGCCGAGGGTCTCGCCGAAGGCCGTGCGACCGCGGAGGAGGAAGGCCGCGCCGAACTGTTTCGCCTCGCGATGCGCGATGGGGAGGAGCGCCGCAAGCGCCAGTCCGAAATCGCGTCGATCGCGCTTGAAGTCGTCCGCCGCATCGCCGGCGATATCGGCGACCCCGCCTTCGTCGCGGGCCTCGCCGAGCGCGCCGCCGCCGCGCTCGCCCCCGAAACCGCCGCGACGATCCGCGTGCCCCCCGCCGCCTTCGACGCCGTGACCGCCCGCGTGGCGCATCACAATGCGATCAGTGTCGAGGCCGATCCGACATTGGAGGGCACCGACTGCGTCGTCGAAACCGCGCTCGGCCGCACGCTCGCGGGGCTGGACACCCAGATCGCGCAGATCGAGGCGGCATGGAAGGACGCGGCGCGCCATGACGCTTGA
- the sctJ gene encoding type III secretion system inner membrane ring lipoprotein SctJ: protein MDMVFRRIRVVLIGMLCLALAACGRAELYSKLSESQANEMVAVLQAAGIDADKKDGGETGWTISTGSGDFAKAVEVLHSQGYPREDFATLGTVFKKEGFVSSPTEERARLVYGLSQELSHTISQIDGVTQARVHLALPQSEPLADTKQPSSASVFIKYRPGTNIDAQIGKVKALVVNSIEGLSYDNVSVETFPAQPLPGAQPGAKGGVIAANLATFVIPVVLLALIFLAYPSFRRWHQRRRAVVVRRGDNA, encoded by the coding sequence ATGGATATGGTCTTCAGGCGCATCCGCGTGGTGCTGATCGGGATGCTGTGCTTGGCACTCGCAGCCTGCGGCCGCGCCGAGCTGTACAGCAAGCTGTCCGAATCCCAGGCGAACGAGATGGTCGCGGTCCTTCAGGCGGCGGGCATCGACGCCGACAAAAAGGATGGCGGCGAAACCGGCTGGACGATCTCGACCGGCTCAGGCGATTTCGCCAAGGCGGTCGAGGTGCTGCATTCGCAGGGCTATCCGCGCGAGGATTTCGCGACGCTCGGCACCGTCTTCAAAAAGGAGGGCTTCGTATCCTCCCCCACCGAAGAACGCGCGCGGCTGGTCTATGGTTTGAGCCAGGAACTGTCGCACACCATCTCGCAGATCGACGGCGTTACGCAGGCGCGCGTCCATCTGGCGCTACCCCAGTCGGAGCCTCTGGCGGATACCAAGCAGCCATCGTCGGCGTCGGTGTTCATCAAGTACCGGCCGGGCACCAATATCGACGCGCAGATCGGCAAGGTGAAGGCGCTGGTGGTCAATTCGATCGAGGGGCTGTCCTATGACAATGTCTCGGTCGAAACCTTCCCGGCGCAGCCGCTGCCGGGCGCGCAGCCGGGCGCGAAGGGCGGCGTGATCGCGGCGAATCTCGCCACCTTCGTGATCCCCGTCGTGCTGCTGGCTCTGATATTCCTCGCTTATCCCAGCTTCCGCCGTTGGCATCAGCGCCGTCGCGCGGTGGTCGTGCGGCGCGGGGACAACGCATGA